From the genome of ANME-2 cluster archaeon, one region includes:
- a CDS encoding amidohydrolase family protein: MIIDAHAHIFPDKIASKAIAGLEQQYGVNACGEATVPGIRTSMQAADVDASVILSVATTPAQVESINNWVAEISTFAPHFIGLGAMHPEYPDPEGEIRRMKEMGIKGIKLHSEFQHFYPDEKRMYSIYEALSDDMVLVFHAGDEVTPVRHVHTTPDRIASVLDSFPGLKVVAAHLGGYRCWDEVERHLLGRDLYLDTAYVFPIPGHEHITVKRIRDIMEAHGFNRILFGTDYPFRDQGSEAANIQGLDIDDRHKVLVLGENAAALFNIDTNGT; the protein is encoded by the coding sequence ATGATCATCGACGCCCACGCCCACATCTTCCCTGACAAGATAGCCTCAAAAGCCATTGCCGGACTGGAACAGCAATACGGCGTCAATGCCTGCGGCGAGGCTACCGTACCCGGCATACGCACAAGCATGCAGGCCGCAGACGTGGATGCCTCAGTTATACTTTCGGTTGCCACCACCCCGGCGCAGGTGGAGAGCATCAACAACTGGGTGGCAGAAATATCCACCTTTGCACCCCACTTTATCGGTCTGGGGGCCATGCATCCCGAATATCCCGACCCTGAGGGGGAGATCCGGCGCATGAAGGAAATGGGGATCAAAGGTATCAAGCTGCACAGCGAGTTCCAGCACTTCTACCCTGATGAGAAGCGAATGTATTCTATTTACGAGGCGCTAAGCGACGATATGGTACTTGTGTTCCATGCAGGCGATGAGGTCACCCCGGTCAGGCACGTGCACACCACGCCAGACAGGATTGCCAGTGTACTGGACTCATTTCCCGGGTTGAAAGTAGTAGCCGCCCACCTGGGAGGATACCGCTGCTGGGACGAGGTGGAGCGCCACCTTCTGGGCAGGGACCTGTATCTGGATACAGCCTATGTGTTCCCCATACCCGGGCACGAACACATCACAGTAAAGCGCATCAGAGATATCATGGAGGCGCACGGGTTTAACAGGATACTGTTCGGCACTGATTATCCTTTCAGGGACCAGGGTAGTGAAGCGGCCAATATACAGGGACTGGACATCGATGACAGGCACAAGGTTCTGGTACTGGGCGAAAATGCAGCCGCATTATTTAACATTGATACGAACGGGACGTGA
- a CDS encoding bifunctional N(6)-L-threonylcarbamoyladenine synthase/serine/threonine protein kinase has protein sequence MNGPTKPIILGIEGTAWNLSAAIVDTFDVITEVTSTYVPPTGGIHPREASQHHADHIKSVISAVLANARDKGIAPGDINAIAFSQGPGLGPCLRTAATAARALSLSLDIPLIGVNHCVAHIEVGRWKTPSQDPVVLYVSGANSQVLAYRAGRYRVFGETLDIGIGNALDKFARGAGLQHPGGPKIEEFANNASSYVPLPYVVKGMDFSFTGLSTAASAALKTSSIEDVCFSFQETAFAMLVEVTERAVAHTGKNEILLAGGVGANMRLREMLEIMCNERGISFYVPEKRFMGDNGSMIAYLGLLMFEQQNLLPLNESHVRPNYRPDDVVVTWRGD, from the coding sequence TTGAACGGACCGACCAAACCCATAATATTAGGTATAGAAGGGACTGCATGGAACTTAAGTGCAGCCATTGTGGACACATTTGATGTAATAACCGAAGTAACCTCTACATATGTTCCACCAACCGGAGGCATCCATCCCAGGGAAGCATCCCAGCACCATGCTGACCATATTAAGAGTGTAATATCTGCGGTACTTGCAAATGCCAGGGATAAAGGAATTGCCCCTGGCGATATCAATGCTATAGCTTTTTCCCAGGGTCCCGGGCTGGGGCCATGCCTGCGCACCGCTGCCACCGCGGCCCGGGCACTATCCCTTTCACTCGACATACCACTTATCGGCGTGAACCACTGTGTTGCACATATAGAAGTGGGGCGCTGGAAGACACCATCACAGGACCCGGTGGTACTGTATGTGAGCGGGGCAAATTCCCAGGTACTGGCTTACAGGGCTGGGCGTTACCGTGTGTTCGGTGAAACACTGGATATCGGTATCGGCAATGCCCTTGATAAATTTGCCAGGGGTGCGGGGTTACAGCATCCGGGCGGTCCCAAGATCGAGGAGTTTGCTAATAATGCATCATCCTATGTGCCGCTGCCCTATGTTGTGAAGGGAATGGACTTTTCATTTACGGGCCTGTCCACTGCCGCATCCGCTGCCCTGAAAACATCCTCTATAGAAGATGTGTGTTTTTCATTTCAGGAAACCGCATTTGCAATGCTGGTGGAGGTCACGGAAAGGGCGGTGGCACATACCGGTAAGAACGAGATACTGCTTGCGGGCGGTGTGGGTGCCAATATGCGGCTGCGGGAGATGCTTGAGATCATGTGCAATGAGCGGGGCATTTCGTTCTATGTGCCTGAGAAGCGGTTCATGGGTGATAACGGCAGCATGATAGCATATCTTGGGCTTCTGATGTTCGAGCAGCAGAACCTGTTGCCGCTAAATGAATCACATGTTCGGCCTAATTACAGGCCCGATGATGTTGTGGTTACCTGGCGTGGGGATTGA